One segment of Rosa chinensis cultivar Old Blush chromosome 6, RchiOBHm-V2, whole genome shotgun sequence DNA contains the following:
- the LOC112172906 gene encoding DNA-directed RNA polymerase III subunit RPC3 has protein sequence MTVTNNGIQYAVQIITKHFGKPVAKVCETLLKSGPLNLGDLIRSTTLTPQQVKNSLLILVQHNCVQPFTQESKAGLKVQYIAVYDNILHRLRFAKFLAVVAQELDDDCKQLLAGLLEHGRLTQQQLMDRANQKSKSNSSQVQIAAQDNFVRLVTARFVERCPAPEPLLEEAPEQEGPKKPRTKSAKMAQVSETIEQRVLAAARPMEAIRFLIMTDAETDDPSQKSENNSSSMSVGEKRKFDDLDIGEEHGSNDKEVILWRANFEQFIHCLRHKACVENVRAQHDDEAAVELGETLKATRTAETKVKTDYSALKESIELLQNDEVELIVLKRYGEDAYRIFRLLTMQSKSGRFFETDMISKEALVDKNEAPKILYKLWKDDYVHMEKLSLTTAKQSQVMVWKVHKPIVWTHVLDEMYHAAYNLVKRYDHEREENKEVTNTPKEKRVGELEKKANRFLGVRKIMALSLMKLDDALMLFHDF, from the exons ATGACGGTGACTAACAACGGCATCCAATACGCCGTTCAGATCATCACCAAACACTTCGGCAAACCCGTCgct AAAGTATGCGAAACCCTTCTGAAATCCGGACCACTAAACCTGGGTGACTTAATCCGATCGACGACTCTCACTCCCCAGCAAGTTAAGAACTCTCTCCTGATTCTGGTTCAGCACAATTGCGTCCAGCCCTTTACCCAAGAGTCCA AGGCTGGGCTTAAAGTTCAGTACATTGCTGTGTACGATAACATACTCCATCGCCTTAGGTTTGCGAAATTTCTGGCGGTTGTGGCCCAGGAGCTTGATGATGAT TGCAAACAACTTCTTGCTGGTTTACTCGAGCATGGTAGACTTACACAGCAACAATTAATGGACAGAGCCAATCAGAAATCCAAATCAAATAGTAGTCAAG TTCAGATTGCTGCTCAAGATAACTTTGTTAGACTTGTGACTGCCCGTTTTGTTGAACGCTGCCCGGCCCCTGAACCACTTCTTGAAGAAGCACCTGAACAAGAAGGTCCAAAGAAGCCACGCACTAAATCTGCTAAG ATGGCTCAAGTATCAGAGACCATAGAACAACGTGTTCTCGCAGCAGCAAGGCCTATGGAAGCAATAAGATTCTTAATTATGACAGATGCAGAAACTGATGATCCGTCACAAAAAAGTGAGAATAATTCTTCTAGTATGAGTGTTGGGGAGAAG CGCAAGTTTGATGATTTGGATATTGGTGAAGAACATGGGTCTAATGATAAGGAAGTGATTCTTTGGCGTGCTAATTTTGAGCAGTTCATTCATTGTCTAAGGCATAAG GCTTGTGTTGAGAATGTTAGAGCACAACATGATGATGAAGCTGCAGTTGAGTTAGGAGAAACGCTGAAGGCAACTAGAACTGCAGAGACCAAAGTGAAAACAGATTATTCAG CCTTGAAGGAAAGTATAGAACTGCTTCAAAATGATGAG GTGGAgttgattgttttgaaaagatATGGAGAGGATGCTTATAGAATATTTAGGTTACTGACAATGCAGTCAAAATCTGGTCGGTTTTTTGAGACAGATATG ATATCAAAAGAGGCCTTGGTTGACAAAAACGAAGCACCTAAGATTCTTTATAAGCTCTGGAAGGATGACTACGTTCATATGGAG AAATTATCATTGACAACAGCTAAACAGTCACAAGTCATGGTGTGGAAAGTACACAAGCCCATTGTTTGGACACATGTTTTAGATGAGATGTACCATGCGGCGTACAATTTGGTTAAGCGATATGATCATGAGAGGGAAGAGAATAAGGAG GTTACAAATACCCCGAAGGAGAAACGCGTGGGTGAATTAGAGAAAAAAGCCAACCGGTTTCTAGGTGTGAGGAAAATCATGGCATTATCCCTCATGAAGCTTGATGATGCTCTCATGCTCTTCCATGACTTCTGA
- the LOC112173688 gene encoding protein ALP1-like: MDQSFLLMLSNLLHLHNSIDPTTSLISSPTSTTTASSASTSTSPTSLLTSSSAAPLLFFTIASVLSYIASSRPSSSSPSTPAASSSAAAAASDYSVSAFRALSTEHIWSLEAPLRDAQWRSLYGLSYPVFTTVVDKLKPHIALSNLSLPSDYAVAMVLSRLAHGFSAKSLAARYSLEPYLISKITNMVTRLLATKLYPEFIKIPVSRRRLIETTQAFEELTSLPNMCGAIDGSPIRLHKQNLPGNYKCRYGYNAVQLEVVADHKKIFWDVCVKAPGGTEDATHFRESLLYNRLTSGDIVWDKVINVRGHPVRPYIVGDWCYPLLSFLLTPFSPNGMGTPAQNLFDGMLMKGRSVVVEAIGLLKGRWKILQDLNVGLNHVPQTIVACCVLHNLCQIAREPEPELWKDPEENGMPPRVHDSEKSLYYFGESLRQALADDLHQRLSSR, encoded by the coding sequence ATGGATCAATCGTTCCTCCTGATGCTCTCCAACCTCCTCCACCTCCACAACTCCATCGACCCAACCACCTCCCTCATCTCCTCccccacctccaccaccaccgcctcctccgcctccacctccacctcccccACCTCCCTCCtcacctcctcctccgccgcccctctcctcttcttcaccATCGCCTCCGTCCTCTCCTACATCGCCTCCTCCCGcccttcctcctcctccccctccACCCCCgccgcctcctcctccgccgccgccgccgcctccGACTACTCCGTCTCCGCCTTCCGCGCCCTCTCCACCGAGCACATCTGGTCCCTCGAAGCCCCTCTCCGCGACGCCCAGTGGCGCTCCCTCTACGGCCTGTCGTATCCCGTCTTCACGACCGTCGTCGATAAGCTCAAACCCCACATTGCTCTCTCCAACCTCTCCCTCCCTTCCGACTACGCCGTCGCCATGGTCCTCTCCCGCCTCGCCCACGGCTTCTCCGCCAAGTCCCTCGCCGCCCGCTACTCCCTCGAGCCCTACCTCATCTCCAAAATCACCAACATGGTCACGCGCCTACTCGCCACCAAGCTCTACCCGGAGTTCATCAAGATCCCCGTCAGCCGCCGCAGACTGATCGAAACCACCCAGGCCTTCGAGGAGCTGACGTCACTCCCCAACATGTGTGGCGCCATTGATGGCAGTCCGATCAGGCTGCACAAGCAGAATCTGCCCGGGAATTACAAGTGCAGGTACGGCTACAATGCTGTTCAGCTGGAGGTTGTTGCTGACCACAAGAAGATCTTCTGGGATGTTTGCGTTAAAGCGCCGGGAGGCACCGAAGACGCCACCCATTTTCGAGAGAGTTTGTTGTATAACAGGCTTACTTCCGGTGACATTGTGTGGGATAAGGTCATCAATGTGCGTGGTCACCCTGTGAGGCCTTACATTGTCGGGGACTGGTGCTATCCTTTGCTCAGTTTCTTGTTGACTCCGTTTTCGCCTAATGGGATGGGGACTCCTGCACAGAACCTGTTCGATGGAATGCTCATGAAGGGGAGGTCTGTGGTGGTTGAGGCAATTGGGCTGCTCAAAGGGAGGTGGAAGATTCTGCAGGACCTGAATGTGGGTCTTAATCATGTGCCGCAGACCATTGTTGCTTGCTGTGTGCTGCACAATTTGTGCCAGATTGCGAGGGAGCCTGAACCGGAGCTGTGGAAGGACCCTGAGGAGAATGGGATGCCTCCTAGGGTGCATGACAGTGAGAAGTCGTTGTACTACTTTGGGGAAAGCTTGAGGCAAGCATTGGctgatgatttgcaccagaggcTTTCATCGAGATAG